GAACTAAAACCTTACCATTTGCTTCAATAATTTTTGTAGCAGGTTCATTAATCTCTTTTTCGATTGCACTTATTTTTCCATCTGTAATTCCAACATCCATTAATTCTTCATCATCATTTAAGCGTACTTGTTTTAATAAAATATCCATTTTCATGCTCCTTCATATCGTTTTATTTTCTTTAAGCAAAGACTAATGAAATCACTAAAAGTAATACTGATGCTAAACTAATCCATTTAATATTCCCTTTTACAACATCAAGAATTGGAATTTGGAAACCTGAAGATAAAGCTTGCATCGTAATATTTACAAAACTCATTTGACTACCTAAACCAACACCAATCGTCACAAAACCTAGTGCTAATGGCGTAAAGCCTAATGAAACAGCAACAGGTAAAACCAACGTTAATACTGACCCCACATAAGCTCCTGCTGGAATCCCAATTAAAATTCCTGTTAAAACCGCAACTGGTACAACTAAGAAGGCTGGTGCATGATTTGCCACCCCAGCAATGACAGCAAATGTGCCTGTTTCAGCAATAATATTGATAAAGGCTAAGAAAATACCGACTTGGAATAAACGGGTTAAGATATACGTAGATCCATCTACCATTGCTTCAACCGATTCATTTAAATTGAATTTTGTACAAATAAAGATTAATAAAATTGTAACGACCATGTAAACTAACGGTGTAAAAATCGCAACTCCGACTAAATCATTAACTAATGGTCCAAAGATTACTGCAAATAACAAGAATATAGCGGGTAATGTAATTTTGAATAATTGTCCGTTACTTAGGCTTGAATATTCATCCGTTGCATCTTCTTTAAATCCAACTTTGCGAAGTTTTGTTCCAAAGAAAGCTAATAAAATAGCAATAATCACAAATACTAACCAATAAGGACGCATTGTTGCAACATATTCACTAACTGTCACATCACCTAATTTTGATACGATACTAGACTCTAGAGATGCTGGTGAAGTTGTAAATGAAACTGCAGCAGCTAAGGACATCGCAGCAATTAATTCTGGCACAACACCAACGGCTGCAAAAGCTAAAGGCGCAATAACCATGGCACTTCCGCCACCAATTCCTGACATATAAGTTGCAGCAGCAAGTAAAATAACGATAAAGGCTGACACATACTCAACTTTCCCTTTTGTCCCCCGCTTAGCTAATGTTAATGCCGCTGTATAACCACCTGATTTAAATACAGCCATAGCAATAGCAGAATTAATAATTGGAACAGTAATACTTAACATTGTAGGAATCGTTTCTAAAAATTGAGTATTGGCTTCTGCCAGTCCAATCCCACCAATCAACATTGCTAAAATACCACCGGCTAAACCGGCAATAATCATATCTACTTTTAAAAATAATAGCGTTAATACTAAGACCAAAGGAATGATGGTAACAAATGCCATAAAACCAGTTGGTGTTTTTACTGCTTCAATTCCCGCTGCATAGGCAATAGTCGGTAAAGCCGTAATCATTAAAATAAGTGCTAGTAGTAATCCTTTTTTCTGATTCTTTTTCATTTTCTTTCTCCTTTATATTTTATTTTAAACTAGTTAAATTGCCCCCAATACAACTAATCTATCTCAACTATAAATAAATTCAAGCCTAGATTGCAAGCAAAGCGGCTTTTGATTTTTAGCTTTTCTAAGCGAGAGTAAAGAAGTTATTTGATAGTTTCATTGTAAGCGTTCACGTAGTTTTTTACATTAGTCTTTTCAGATAATATCTTGACAGCTTTTTATCTATAGAAGATAAAACTTTTCACTAGACAAACTTACTTAGATTGATTATTCTATTCAATAAGAAGGGAGTTTTATTATGCCGATTTTATTAACAGATATTCTAGACTTAGATTCACTTGGCGACTCTCGAATCATTAGCGGTACAGATGGGTTAACCAACGAAGTTTCCGATATTATGGTTATGGAAGCTCCCGATGTTGAAAATTGGAGCAGTTCTGGTCAATTAATTCTAACTAGCCTTTATAGCATTCAAAACTATACTGAACAACAACAATTTGCTTTTATTGAAAAATTAGCTCACTTAAAAATAAGTGGTCTTATTATTAAAATAGATCGGTTTGTGGAACAAATTCCCAATGGTTTTATATTAGGGAGTCAACAATTTAGTTTACCAATTATTGAAATCCCTAATAAGATTCGTTATACGACTATTTTAGTTGAGGTCATGCAACTTTTATCCAATCATAAAGCTCGTTTACTAAATCGTTATCGAGATGTGCATAGTTACTTTTCCATTTTAGCTCTCAATCAAGCTACGATTGGCGATATACTCTCTGCTTTGGAAAGTTATATTCATAATCCTATTTCTTTATGTACGGAAGACTTCAATGTTTTAGCTACAACTGATAGCCGACTTAATCTGTGTGACATCCAAGATGAAGCTGAAATTGAAGAAAAATCAGAGGTTAATTTTACTTATCAACGGAAGCTTGTCTCCCACCCTAATTTTGCTGAGACTTCATTTTGGCAATTAGCAATTCCAATCTATACAAATGAAGTTGGCAAAAAATTATTGATTATTCACGAAATCAATCATCCAACACGGGAAATTGATTTTATGGCAATTGAAAATGCAGTAATTGCACTACAAATGGATATGTTAAAACAGTTTGCAGTTCGAAATGTCAAACAAAACTATCGAAATGATTTATTTGATGATTTACTCTACGGAAAATGTGCGACTCCAGAGCAGCAAGTTGATTATGCGCAACAAATTGGACTGTCAGCAAATACAGCATATCGGGTCATTGTCTGGCAATTTAGCAATCAAAAACTTACGACACAACCGAGTTTTGAAAAACGGAAAAAATTAGCAGATTGCGGGCAACAATTGATTGATCGGATTAAACAACACTACCCAAACATTGCTTACAGAATTCGTAGTAATCGAATTGTTTTTATCATTGAAGATACTTCTT
This Carnobacterium maltaromaticum DSM 20342 DNA region includes the following protein-coding sequences:
- a CDS encoding citrate transporter; protein product: MITALPTIAYAAGIEAVKTPTGFMAFVTIIPLVLVLTLLFLKVDMIIAGLAGGILAMLIGGIGLAEANTQFLETIPTMLSITVPIINSAIAMAVFKSGGYTAALTLAKRGTKGKVEYVSAFIVILLAAATYMSGIGGGSAMVIAPLAFAAVGVVPELIAAMSLAAAVSFTTSPASLESSIVSKLGDVTVSEYVATMRPYWLVFVIIAILLAFFGTKLRKVGFKEDATDEYSSLSNGQLFKITLPAIFLLFAVIFGPLVNDLVGVAIFTPLVYMVVTILLIFICTKFNLNESVEAMVDGSTYILTRLFQVGIFLAFINIIAETGTFAVIAGVANHAPAFLVVPVAVLTGILIGIPAGAYVGSVLTLVLPVAVSLGFTPLALGFVTIGVGLGSQMSFVNITMQALSSGFQIPILDVVKGNIKWISLASVLLLVISLVFA
- a CDS encoding PucR family transcriptional regulator; the encoded protein is MPILLTDILDLDSLGDSRIISGTDGLTNEVSDIMVMEAPDVENWSSSGQLILTSLYSIQNYTEQQQFAFIEKLAHLKISGLIIKIDRFVEQIPNGFILGSQQFSLPIIEIPNKIRYTTILVEVMQLLSNHKARLLNRYRDVHSYFSILALNQATIGDILSALESYIHNPISLCTEDFNVLATTDSRLNLCDIQDEAEIEEKSEVNFTYQRKLVSHPNFAETSFWQLAIPIYTNEVGKKLLIIHEINHPTREIDFMAIENAVIALQMDMLKQFAVRNVKQNYRNDLFDDLLYGKCATPEQQVDYAQQIGLSANTAYRVIVWQFSNQKLTTQPSFEKRKKLADCGQQLIDRIKQHYPNIAYRIRSNRIVFIIEDTSFQPKKSIDFSSIMKKIYQNWQGESILLNIGISDPCTLKTLDSESKKSLQIIRQGQAFLKTDFILFYQDLGIYRVFAELEKNTELTTFIPAKLSILIDTYPEWIPTLKIFLDENQNLKKTAEQLFVHYKTISYRLTKIKELTTINFADAEELLAIQMGLRIYLLQNR